One Dioscorea cayenensis subsp. rotundata cultivar TDr96_F1 chromosome 19, TDr96_F1_v2_PseudoChromosome.rev07_lg8_w22 25.fasta, whole genome shotgun sequence genomic window, CTGCCCGTGCCTCAAATGACGGTCCCCTTTATAAAGAGTCCCCAATTCTCGAGTCCAACAAATACAGTTTAGCGAGCGAGAGAGAGTTGCAAAGCTTCCAACTTTAGCCAACCGGCGATGAGGAGAGTTCTGATCGGCGTAGCGGCGAAGCTCCGGGCAAGGAAATCAGGCAAGATGGTTTGAATCGGAGTTCCAATTTGTCTTTTTGGTAATAAAAATCGTTTGGTTGGGTTTGGGGATGTAGGGCTTGGGAGGCTGAAGAGGGAGGTGAGCACCTGCGAGTACGAGGATGTGCGAGTGATGTGGGAGATGTTGAGTAGTGGGCAGAAGCGTTTCGCTCATCACCGGCCGGCGAGGGTGGAGGGGAAACGGCATGTGAGGAGTGGGATACTCGGATGGGCTCCTTATCATTTGTGCTGTGGATTTTGAGCTCTTGCTCACAACGTGCGAGTTTGTGAGCGTTTGATGTAGATAACTAAGTTTGTTCATAACCAATGGAGAAGAAGAGATCTTTCTctctatctttctttctctctctccattTCTTTATCTTAGCTCGTTCATTCATCCATGTCTGTGTTTTATATGGGAAGAAGGAACTCGTTGTTATTTGATGATATGGATGAAAATAATTCTAATGTTtgatgtttgtttctttttaacttgTGAGTGTTTTGGGTGTTGCCATTTGTTTGAATTTGGTTGGTGAATTGATGGAGAGTTGTTTGGTGATTGGTTGGCTGGTGACTGATAAGAAGTTGATTTTGCTGGGGTCCTATCactgatatttttattatttttttccctttcggTAAAGCACGTTTCTTGAGTGGGATAGACATGACATGACCGTTCAAAGAGTTCACTTtctgtatatgtttatatataaattaagaaatcaTTAATGCTCTGAAAACCTCTTATGAACATACTTTGACAGTGCAGTTTACAAGCACAAAATAATCAATGTGCGCTAAAACaacttgcttttgttgtgattgtccaaacaaaaaaagattattAGCAGTTCAAGGTTCAATTATCATGTAGATATGACTGAAATTTGAGCTCATAAAATTCAATGCTCTTAAACAGACATTTATTATGGTTGGTGAAATCCATAACTGTTGCATGGCGTCAAGGAAGTATCAGTGGAGAGGGCCCTGATGCGGATGCAACCAAAAGGTTGAACACACAAAAAACCTAAATTTCAAGAACTAAGAGCCCGGAGATGAACCCTCATTTTGAGTGTTATTAAGTTGCTCAAATTCTATTGTTATAAAAGGAGGCCTCTGACCGAATTTCAGAAGATGAGCGGTTTCATACACATCCCGCAGCTGCCAAATCTTCTGCACATCCAGATATGCTTCACAGGCAAAACACCAAACTGATAAATCACTGCCAACAAAGAATTGAGAGAATTAATAAAGCTGAAATAAATCAGAAAAGCAAGAAGAGGTGATATTATGGGAAATTAACAATGCAACTTAAACATCGTTTATCACTTGTTATATAAGTTCTTACTTTTGTCAAAAGCAATCAACAAGAACTTGAAAACAATCAGAAATACATGGTAGCTGGCAACAGTACCTGAAGCTTAATGCAAGACAGTGTCCAGTTTCTTGATGATGACCGACCATGTGCTTGTTGATAAAGCGGCTGCACAGAACATCTTTGCAACTCAAGCACACCCAGTTTTCGGCAGGGTGGTGACATCTGATATGAAGGAAACATCATTTAACCATGTATCCAATGCTTAGTCAAACAAATGGTCATCATTCAATATGATTTGCAATATGTTGAAATTACACAGATGTATTCATTTTCgatttattaaaatacaatGTGTACACTTCACAGAAGTACCCAACTCCGCCCAGTAAAACTCTAAATTCTACAAAAGCAATTTGCAATATGTTAAAATTACACTGATGTATCCACTTTCgatttattaaaatacaatGTGTACACTTCACAGAAGTACCCAACTCCGCCcagtaaaaataaattctaCAAAAGCAATTTGCAATATGTTAAAATTACACTGATGTATTcacttttgatttattaaaatacaatATGTACACTTTACAGAAGTACACAACTCCGCCTAGTAAAACTCTAAATTCTACAAAAGCAATTTGCAATATGTTAAAATTACACAGATGCATTCACTTTCGGTTTATTAAAATACAATGTGTATACTTCGCAGAAGTACACAACTTTGCCCAGTAAAACTCTAAATTCTACAAAAGCAATTTGCAATATGTTGAAATTACACAGATGTAATcatttttggtttattaaaaTACAATGTGTATACTTCACAGAAGTACACAACATTGCCCAGTAAAACTCTAAATTCTACAAAAGCAATTTGCAATATGTTAAAATTACACAGATGCATTCACATTCGGTTTATTAAAATACAATGTGTATACTTCGCAGAAGTACACAACTCAGCCCAGTAAAACTCTAAATCCTACAAAAACAATTTGCAATATGTTGAAATTACACAGGTGTATTCACTTTTGGTTTATTAAAATACAATGTGTATACTTCGCAGAAGTACACAACTCTGCCCAGTAAAACTCTAAATTCTACGAAAGGAAAAACTCAGATggaaatcatttttatttagttcACAGACTTTTATAATGGACATAAAGACCATAATTTGCTTGGCCATGAACacaataatatttcaatttgacaacacaaacattcaaacaattataaattttaacaatAGAATTCACAAGTTCAAGCcaatatttttagataattgTTCTCCAAACTCCAAAGAAGGCTTATGAAATCTGAAAATTCTtgataaatattcaaaaaaaccaaaaaattcagaagaaaaaaaaccaaaggtGTTGATTTTAACCAGAGTTTCCACTTTGTATCCATTTGATTAGGTTTTGAATTTTTCCCCAATTGAAGATGGAAGGCTAAATTAAGCTAAATTGTCAGAATGAATGCGTTCTCTTCATTTGAGGcatataattgaataatatcACAAACCAGCATGGGCTATCGACAAACAAAGAATTGAATTGACGAAAGGAAACAGAGCGAAATGAAAggagattagggtttcaaagaGCGACCTGGAACACGGGGAATCAGGGGGAGGGATGTGAGAGAGATCGGAAGACAAGGACGAGAGATGATCGCAGGACGATCGAGCCTCCACCCATCCAGACGCCGCGCCATAGAACTCCTCCTCGAGCTCCGCCGATGAAGACCCCTCCGCTGCCATCGTCGATCGCTTCCCTTTGTTTGGCGGGGATGGCTGCAGCACTATTAAACCCGCGTTTTTGCACATACACCCTTCTataactattaattatttatttattactctaAAATTATGCAACTGTTTTttacttataaattataaatttgcaGGGTTTATTGTGGAAAGAGCCAAGCCCATCTCCCCAAGCGAAATTTATTGAAATGGTGAGGGTTTTATTCTATATTTCTTGTTGTTGGTgcagttgatttttttttttattattaattttttattatgaaagaTATTGTTTCATGGAAGTTGTTTTTTTCCAACttgtgttattatatatatatatatttataaaattaacgAGTGATAAAACAAAGGACAACAGAGTACATGAAGGTTATTTATGATAGCTTGATTCGCACAAGGGACTTTA contains:
- the LOC120250713 gene encoding histone deacetylase 6, producing MAAEGSSSAELEEEFYGAASGWVEARSSCDHLSSLSSDLSHIPPPDSPCSRCHHPAENWVCLSCKDVLCSRFINKHMVGHHQETGHCLALSFSDLSVWCFACEAYLDVQKIWQLRDVYETAHLLKFGQRPPFITIEFEQLNNTQNEGSSPGS